In Onychostoma macrolepis isolate SWU-2019 chromosome 12, ASM1243209v1, whole genome shotgun sequence, a single window of DNA contains:
- the neurod2 gene encoding neurogenic differentiation factor 2 isoform X1, with translation MAWHQSSAAAMLTRLFNEPSLLPDMQKFGGWVDDSGSEDSKIKDEEQERCRLGDEDMDEGDVKDGSSRAQSEIAGEDDDDEDVDEDDCGDDGDEDRPKKRGPKKRKMTPARLERSKVRRQKANARERTRMHDLNSALDNLRKVVPCYSKTQKLSKIETLRLAKNYIWALSEILRNGKRPDVVSYVQTLCKGLSQPTTNLVAGCLQLNSRNFLTEQCQEGSRFHVPNPSFSMHAYPYQCSRLSSTHCQSGSSAHNIRNHSFCSAYEALYTEGTSPEYNSPDYESHHSPPVCVNGNFALRQQESLSPDAERGYQYSVHYTNLHGSRSSAAHGLAYGPSGTRSAHSENLPPFHDVHVHHDRAPAYEELNAFFHN, from the exons ATGGCCTGGCATCAGAGCAG TGCCGCTGCCATGTTGACTAGATTATTCAACGAACCTTCACTGCTTCCGGACATGCAGAAGTTCGGGGGCTGGGTGGATGACAGCGGGAGCGAGGACTCCAAAATCAAGGACGAGGAGCAGGAGCGCTGTCGCCTAGGCGACGAGGACATGGACGAGGGCGATGTGAAAGACGGGAGCAGCCGGGCTCAGTCGGAAATTGCAggggaggatgacgatgatgaggATGTTGATGAAGATGATTGTGGAGATGATGGGGACGAAGACAGGCCCAAAAAACGTGGGCCAAAAAAACGCAAAATGACACCGGCTAGGTTAGAGCGCTCGAAAGTTCGGCGCCAAAAAGCGAACGCCAGAGAGCGCACGCGCATGCACGATCTAAATTCAGCATTGGACAATCTACGCAAGGTTGTACCATGCTATTCAAAAACTCAGAAACTCTCCAAAATTGAAACGCTAAGGTTGGCGAAGAACTACATTTGGGCGCTGTCAGAAATCCTGCGGAATGGGAAGAGACCGGACGTGGTTTCGTATGTACAGACACTGTGCAAAGGCCTCTCCCAACCCACGACCAATCTGGTGGCTGGGTGCCTCCAACTTAACTCAAGGAATTTTCTAACAGAACAATGTCAAGAGGGATCGCGCTTTCACGTGCCTAACCCGTCGTTCTCCATGCATGCATATCCATACCAGTGCTCCCGTCTATCAAGCACACACTGTCAGTCAGGATCCAGTGCACATAACATCCGAAATCACTCTTTCTGTTCGGCCTATGAGGCTCTGTACACCGAAGGCACGTCCCCAGAATACAACAGTCCAGATTACGAGAGTCACCACAGCCCTCCGGTGTGTGTAAATGGTAACTTTGCTTTAAGACAACAGGAGTCACTGTCACCAGACGCGGAAAGAGGTTATCAATATTCTGTGCATTACACCAATCTGCATGGCTCACGTTCCTCCGCTGCTCATGGTCTTGCTTACGGCCCATCAGGAACTCGCAGCGCTCACTCAGAGAACCTTCCACCGTTTCATGATGTACACGTGCACCACGACCGGGCGCCTGCATACGAGGAACTCAACGCCTTTTTCCACAATTAG
- the neurod2 gene encoding neurogenic differentiation factor 2 isoform X2, with protein MLTRLFNEPSLLPDMQKFGGWVDDSGSEDSKIKDEEQERCRLGDEDMDEGDVKDGSSRAQSEIAGEDDDDEDVDEDDCGDDGDEDRPKKRGPKKRKMTPARLERSKVRRQKANARERTRMHDLNSALDNLRKVVPCYSKTQKLSKIETLRLAKNYIWALSEILRNGKRPDVVSYVQTLCKGLSQPTTNLVAGCLQLNSRNFLTEQCQEGSRFHVPNPSFSMHAYPYQCSRLSSTHCQSGSSAHNIRNHSFCSAYEALYTEGTSPEYNSPDYESHHSPPVCVNGNFALRQQESLSPDAERGYQYSVHYTNLHGSRSSAAHGLAYGPSGTRSAHSENLPPFHDVHVHHDRAPAYEELNAFFHN; from the coding sequence ATGTTGACTAGATTATTCAACGAACCTTCACTGCTTCCGGACATGCAGAAGTTCGGGGGCTGGGTGGATGACAGCGGGAGCGAGGACTCCAAAATCAAGGACGAGGAGCAGGAGCGCTGTCGCCTAGGCGACGAGGACATGGACGAGGGCGATGTGAAAGACGGGAGCAGCCGGGCTCAGTCGGAAATTGCAggggaggatgacgatgatgaggATGTTGATGAAGATGATTGTGGAGATGATGGGGACGAAGACAGGCCCAAAAAACGTGGGCCAAAAAAACGCAAAATGACACCGGCTAGGTTAGAGCGCTCGAAAGTTCGGCGCCAAAAAGCGAACGCCAGAGAGCGCACGCGCATGCACGATCTAAATTCAGCATTGGACAATCTACGCAAGGTTGTACCATGCTATTCAAAAACTCAGAAACTCTCCAAAATTGAAACGCTAAGGTTGGCGAAGAACTACATTTGGGCGCTGTCAGAAATCCTGCGGAATGGGAAGAGACCGGACGTGGTTTCGTATGTACAGACACTGTGCAAAGGCCTCTCCCAACCCACGACCAATCTGGTGGCTGGGTGCCTCCAACTTAACTCAAGGAATTTTCTAACAGAACAATGTCAAGAGGGATCGCGCTTTCACGTGCCTAACCCGTCGTTCTCCATGCATGCATATCCATACCAGTGCTCCCGTCTATCAAGCACACACTGTCAGTCAGGATCCAGTGCACATAACATCCGAAATCACTCTTTCTGTTCGGCCTATGAGGCTCTGTACACCGAAGGCACGTCCCCAGAATACAACAGTCCAGATTACGAGAGTCACCACAGCCCTCCGGTGTGTGTAAATGGTAACTTTGCTTTAAGACAACAGGAGTCACTGTCACCAGACGCGGAAAGAGGTTATCAATATTCTGTGCATTACACCAATCTGCATGGCTCACGTTCCTCCGCTGCTCATGGTCTTGCTTACGGCCCATCAGGAACTCGCAGCGCTCACTCAGAGAACCTTCCACCGTTTCATGATGTACACGTGCACCACGACCGGGCGCCTGCATACGAGGAACTCAACGCCTTTTTCCACAATTAG